A window from Salmo trutta chromosome 29, fSalTru1.1, whole genome shotgun sequence encodes these proteins:
- the LOC115167746 gene encoding low choriolytic enzyme-like, whose protein sequence is MFVLKFTVGLLTLMLVSSAWVEELTEFEENVVEEDTSGELSVGELLTRANRDLTPEADEPTLMGDIAMPSEKNADPCTATGCLWQKYSDGNIWVPYVIANHFSSREVAIIQRGLDSFAETTCIRFFQRQNERDYLSIESRSGCYSYVGRQGNAQTVSLARQGCLYHSTVQHELLHALGFNHEQTRSDRDNHIHVYWENIIDDMKYNFDKIATLNQGTPYDYNSVMQYERYAFSKNNRPTMVPFPDSNVSFGEATQMSKNDIDRLNRLYGYCGYCHTEQLTVLGIG, encoded by the exons ATGTTTGTGTTGAAGTTCACTGTGGGTCTCCTGACCCTGATGCTGGTGTCCTCTGCCTGGGTTGAGGAACTGACTGAG TTTGAAG AGAATGTTGTGGAAGAAGACACCTCTGGTGAGCTCTCTGTTGGTGAGCTGCTGACCAGAGCCAACAGGGACCTCA CCCCCGAAGCCGATGAGCCTACTCTGATGGGAGACATTGCCATGCCCTCTGAGAAGAACGCTGACCCCTGCACCGCCACCGGGTGTCTGTGGCAAAAGTACAGTGACGGAAACATCTGGGTGCCCTACGTCATTGCCAACCACTTCT CATCTCGCGAAGTAGCCATCATCCAGCGTGGTCTTGACTCCTTCGCCGAAACCACCTGCATCCGCTTCTTCCAGCGTCAGAATGAGAGGGACTACCTCAGCATTGAGTCTCGCAGCGG GTGCTACTCTTATGTTGGCCGTCAGGGTAATGCCCAGACTGTGTCTCTGGCCCGTCAGGGCTGCCTGTACCACAGCACCGTCCAGCATGAGCTCCTCCACGCCCTGGGCTTTAACCATGAGCAGACCCGCAGCGACCGTGACAACCACATCCATGTCTACTGGGAGAACATCATTGATG ACATGAAGTACAACTTCGACAAGATCGCCACCCTGAACCAAGGAACTCCCTATGACTACAACTCTGTCATGCAGTACGAGAG GTACGCCTTCTCCAAGAACAACCGCCCCACCATGGTGCCCTTCCCCGACAGCAACGTGTCTTTCGGCGAGGCCACTCAGATGAGCAAGAACGACATAGACAGGCTGAACAGGCTGTATGGCTACTGTGGGTATTGCCACACTGAACAACTTACTGTACTTGGGATTGGATGA